One Fundulus heteroclitus isolate FHET01 chromosome 11, MU-UCD_Fhet_4.1, whole genome shotgun sequence DNA segment encodes these proteins:
- the zgc:152891 gene encoding polyunsaturated fatty acid lipoxygenase ALOX8, whose translation MGSCQEFEVTVHTSPGTTCGTYSRLYLSLIGSQGETPPVTVNDKHHLLAGSTCLVLVRANGPLGPVVLVRLRLEAQIGFPNVDWHCNRVEVRQRTIAEDSEAQVFLCDKWLRTSDGDVELRSGKLCLLAEETEEQLKQHRLSQLQHQQEVIRWRLFVEGAPQCVDLKSLAELGPNLSYTHQSPAINMHYLRGFAGRAEPWTSFSEMETVFAHTGHQNSAARFVKAHWKEDWYFGYQCLNGCNPLLLRRTHTVPPNLAVTSHMLRPFLPAGSSLEEELQNGKIYLLDYKLLDGLEGNQINGKQTYLSAPVCLLHLNRQGQVVPIAIQLQQTPGPENPVFLPSDSSCDWLLAKIWVHSADFQGHQLVSHYLRTHMMAELCCVATLRQFPEHHPLHQLLMPHIRTSMQINLQARASLLAVNGVFDQAVGSGLKTIPEILRRASATIQYRSMCVPDDLSDRGVDNLPHSFYAQDALRVWEALHRFVLGWVHLFYRGDEDVQNDSELQNWITDINTHGFTQNSGFPQRFQTKAEVSQCLTMFIYSCSALHAAVNFSQLDFALWMPNCPPAMLRPPPQVKGAVTDQDILSYLPDINSTQRVLMTLKMLSQPGVDFIPLCHYREAIFRAGAHRRLVEEVQAELKAINDDITERNRHLELPYTYLSPSGIENSVAI comes from the exons ATGGGTTCCTGTCAGGAGTTTGAAGTGACTGTTCACACCTCACCTGGTACCACCTGTGGAACCTACAGCCGCCTGTATCTCAGCCTAATCGGTTCACAAGGAGAAACTCCACCGGTCACAGTGAACGACAAACATCATCTACTGGCTGGATCT ACATGTCTGGTCCTGGTCCGGGCCAATGGTCCACTAGGTCCGGTGGTTCTGGTTCGGCTCCGACTGGAGGCTCAGATTGGATTCCCCAATGTGGACTGGCACTGCAACAGAGTGGAGGTCCGCCAGCGGACCATAGCTGAGGATTCAGAAGCTCAGGTCTTCCTGTGTGACAAGTGGCTGCGGACATCAGATGGAGACGTGGAGCTCCGCAGTGGAAAGC TGTGTTTGCTGGCAGAAGAAACTGAAGAGCAGCTGAAGCAGCACCGACTCAGTCAGCTGCAGCACCAGCAGGAAGTCATCAG GTGGCGGCTGTTCGTTGAAGGAGCTCCTCAGTGTGTCGATCTCAAGAGTTTGGCCGAACTCGGGCCCAACCTCAGCTACACCCATCAGAG TCCAGCCATCAACATGCACTACCTGAGGGGCTTTGCAGGCCGGGCTGAGCCCTGGACCAGTTTCTCTGAGATGGAGACGGTCTTTGCACACACTGGACATCAGAACAGCGCTGCCA GGTTTGTGAAGGCTCACTGGAAGGAGGACTGGTATTTCGGCTATCAGTGTCTGAACGGCTGCAACCCTCTGCTCCTGCGTCGGACACACACCGTCCCTCCAAACCTGGCCGTCACCTCCCACATGCTCCGCCCCTTCCTACCTGCAGGCTCCTCCCTCGAAGAGGAGCTTCAG AACGGAAAGATTTACCTGTTGGACTATAAGCTGTTGGACGGGCTCGAAGGTAACCAGATCAACGGAAAGCAGACGTACCTGTCCGCCCCAGTGTGCCTCCTCCACCTGAACCGGCAGGGACAGGTGGTCCCCATCGCCATCCAG ctccagCAGACTCCTGGTCCTGAGAACCCGGTCTTCCTGCCCTCTgactccagctgtgattggctgctggCTAAGATCTGGGTCCACAGCGCAGACTTCCAGGGTCACCAGCTGGTCTCCCATTACCTGCGGACCCATATGATGGCAGAGCTGTGCTGCGTGGCCACGCTGCGGCAGTTTCCAGAGCATCACCCGCTGCACCAG CTGCTGATGCCTCACATCAGGACGTCTATGCAGATAAACCTGCAGGCTCGAGCGTCGCTGCTGGCGGTCAACGGAGTCTTTGATCAG GCGGTGGGTTCTGGTCTGAAGACCATCCCAGAGATCCTGCGCAGAGCGTCAGCCACCATCCAGTACCGGTCCATGTGCGTTCCTGACGACCTGTCGGACCGCGGCGTGGACAACCTGCCTCACAGCTTCTACGCTCAGGACGCGCTGCGGGTCTGGGAGGCGCTGCACAG GTTTGTGTTGGGCTGGGTCCACCTGTTCTACAGAGGAGACGAAGACGTCCAGAACGACTCCGAGCTCCAGAACTGGATCACTGACATCAACACACACGGCTTCACGCAGAACTCAG GTTTCCCTCAGCGTTTCCAGACCAAAGCAGAAGTGTCCCAGTGTCTGACCATGTTCATCTACTCCTGCTCCGCTCTGCACGCCGCCGTCAACTTCTCCCAG CTGGACTTTGCTCTCTGGATGCCCAACTGCCCCCCCGCCATGCTGCGTCCTCCTCCTCAGGTTAAAGGTGCCGTCACGGACCAGGACATCCTGTCCTACCTGCCGGACATTAACTCCACCCAGCGCGTCCTGATGACGCTGAAAATGCTCTCGCAGCCCGGCGTTGACTTT ATTCCTCTGTGTCACTACAGAGAGGCCATCTTCAGAGCTGGCGCCCACCGGAGGCTGGTGGAGGAAGTGCAGGCAGAGCTCAAGGCCATTAATGATGACATCACAGAACGCAACAGGCACCTGGAGCTGCCGTATACGTACCTCAGTCCGTCTGGCATCGAGAACAGCGTCGCCATTTAA